TTCCGCAGTTGGTCGCCTCCACACAGCCTTTGTTGATGATGTAGGAGATTCCACTGGCTACACCTCGGCCCTGGTAGCAGTCTTCTTCCTTTCCACAGTACATTGGGATGCCTATACAGTTTGGAGTGTTGGTCAGATCACAGTAGTAGCAGCTCTTGGCAACTACCAGCGGAGTCAGGATGGCAGCGAAAAGAAGGCCCAGAAAAACAAAGTGCCTGCAGCCCATAATCATGATGTCTCAAGGGATGGCTGGGGAAAATCTGTGTAATTCAGTGACTCTTACTCCTTAGAGAGATCTCTAGTAAGTCCAAGAGTCTAGTCCCCGGCCTGAGAACAATAATTATTGTTCAGTCCGCAGTTTtcaagtctctgccctcaaactccgtccttttcttcccttctctcttgtTCTAGGCCCTGGAGACCTCTAGAGTCTTGGCCCTTTTCCCTCCCTGTCAGTGGGAGGGAAGTTAACGTGGAGGAAGAGGGATGGAAACCTCCCCTTTCCTACTGCCTCCCACCCACCAGATCAGTCCTTTCCCTCTAAACTTCACACTACTTCCCTTGTTCTTAGAAAGGAAATCTGTCCCATCTGACTGTTCTGATAACTTGGAATAAGGATGACCTCACAAAGCCTCCCTCCTCTCACATCAGAAGTTGCTCTGTGAGGTCACAGGCTCCTGCCCTTCCTCCCACcaatggcctagaaaaaaatgGTTTGATGACTCTCCAATCCACCAGGGTATATCCAACTGCAGAATCATAAAATACAGAATTTCACAGTTGGGAAAGACCCTTGGTGGCCTTTTCCTCTAGTCCAGAATTGACTGAGAATCCCTTCTGAAATGTTCCCAGCACGGAGGAAGATATTGTCACCTCCCAAGGCCTCTCTTTCCACTTTTTAGAAGCACTACCTGTTAGGAACTTTCcccttaaattcaatttaaatctGCTGCTTTGTGACTCCCACCCATTGCCCCTAACTATCTTGTGGAGCCCAAACAGAACTCATTTAATTACTCTCTTGTGCAGAATGCCATTTCAAATACTTGAGCTCAATTCCCTTGAGTCTTGTCTTCCCCAGGCTAAATAAACAtgcccagtttcttcaactgatgcTAATACCAGCCCTTTAATTCTGATCTGAGGAAAGACTAAAATGTTGGTGAATGGGAGAACAGAATCCCAAGGAACCAGGGTGAGGTTCAGTCCACGGCCTCTTAAGATTTAGACCCTTTCTAGTGGGTGAACTGAATTATCTAATTATCTGATAATTATAAGATTATCTGAGAGGTAAAGGCAGACATGAAACGAAgaggataagagggaaggaaagaagttaTGAGCAGATATGGGGAGGTGAGTAAGTAGCAAAATAGAACCCATTAAAGACTAGATGGCAGAACCATGGAGATGGTGTGAAAATGCTGGGATTAGGGAGCTAAGGAATAGGGTGTGAGGAGGGAAAGGTAACTGAGATTCAGCTACAAATCAAAATGTCCTTATCCCTGGCACTCTGGGGTTTCTGCGCTACACTTTCAACTAGAGCCATCCAAAATACCATCAGGTCCCCAGCTGTCTAGGCCCCAGGCCTCCACCTCTTTAAGCATTCAGCTGCCTAACCCTATGCTGAGCCTATGAAATCAGACCTCCTATGGAGAGAACCCCTACTGAGTCACTggttcacccccccccccatcggCCAAGAAGTCCCCTGGCAGAAAAGGACCCAGATCTAACTCTGGTGCCTCTCGTCACTGCATTTTCTTACCTGGCAACCCCCTCTTAGCCTGACTGACACAACCTAGCTCTTCTTCTgcccaggatcatagatttagaatagaAAGGGACCTCAATCTAGTCccacttctttattttataaaggaagaaattgagtcccagagtggttaagtgacttactccaATGTAACATAGCTAGAAgggggtaggatttgaaccctgctTATCAATGTTCCTTAGTTGCCAAACCCAATGGCCTTTTCTCTAGTCTCATTccccttgacctctctgcagcctttaatactgctgatcactctcttcTCTTTGACACTGATTTCCCTCTAGGTTTCTGGGACATCCCTCTCTCCTAGTTCTCCTACTTCTctgatcttctttctctttttcctttgctgGCTCCTCTTCCTTTTCACTCCATCTGCATGGAACTGCCATCCAATGGTCTCTAACTGTAGGAGTCCTTCACTATTTATCCCaggtcctcttttcttctccactaCTTGGcttggtaatctcatcagcttccatagaTTCAATTAACGGCTCAATGCtgatgattctctctctctctctctctctctctctctctctctctctctctctctcttttttctttttctgaagcaattggggttaagtgacttgcccagggtcacacagccaggaagtgttaagtgtctgaggccaaatttgaactcaggtcctcctgctctatccactgcgccccctagctgccccaaggctGATGATTCTCAATCTCCCTATGCTAAGCTCaacttctctgctgacctccaatctccTATTTCAAACTACCTTTCAGACACCTCAAATTGGCTGTCTAGTAGACATATTAAACTCCATATATCTAAAACATACCTCATTGTCTTTCCCCCTAAACTCTCCCCCAGCCCTCCCTTCCTTATTGCTATAGAGGGTAATACCATACTCCAGTCCCAACCTAGGAGTCACTCATGCTGGATTCCTATCTCTTTACTTTTGCAACATTTCTACATAGATCCCCTTCCTGCCTCGTATACTCCCCCCATTCTAATACTGGCCCCCATCACCTCACACTTGGATTATTGCAGCAGCTTGCTGATTAACCTGCAGCCTTAAATCATCCTTCATTGAGCCACCCAAATGGTTTTCCTAAAGGGCAGGTCCAACTACATcactgcctccccccccccccaattcaataaactccagtgacttccttTCCTCCAGGAATCACTTAGAAAATcctgtttggtattcaaagcccttcataagcttgccccctcctacctttccagtcttccttcAGCTCTTTGATCCAGTGAAACTAGTCTCCTGACTCTTCTGCAAACAAGAGCCCCCATCTCTGCTCCAGCCATTTTCTCTGGCTGCCCTCCCACCTGGAATGCTGTCTCTAGTCTGCACCAAATTCTGACCTCTTTGACTTCTTCTAAGTCCCAACTAAAGTCCCCAAAGGTCAAGGTCAcccactgcatcctggaccaGCACCAGTCATCtagacttttgtcttgtcactggactttgaTAACCCTGGAGGAAATGGGAggtcctgcctcacttaaatacaaccCACCTGCAAGTCAAAGAGGTCACCTTCCTAATgttattggtcttctttgagaataaacAACCACAAAGTCCTGCCTTCTACGGAAGCCCTCTTCAACTCTTCTGAATTCCAGTGCCTTCTTTCTGGTCATCGTTTCCAGTTTATCCTGCATATAGCCTGCTATTTCTATGGAATTCTTATTCAGATATGAGTTGAACTAGAGGGCCGCTAAGATGACCTTCCAACTCAACACAATTTACAAGATCAATAGATgacagatgatagatgatagaacAATGATAGAGAGATGACAGATTATCATCATAGATATCATATCTGtcatagaaagatagaaagatagatagacagacagacagacaatcaAGAGAGAAGATCAAGGAAGATTTCTTGGGGTAGATGATATGTCCATCTAGGATATATTTTCATAATACAATACCATATAATACAATACAGTATCATATAATAGATGGCCGATGACACTATGTTGGGGCTTTATTGATGCTTCCAGTAGTGCGTTGCCAGTCGTCTCTGCTACATGTCATTCAATGATTATAACATGGCCTggtctttggagaaggaaattcagaGATCTGTGGACTTTTGACCATTCATTTGGGTGAAATGAACCCAAGTCAGGCTTTATAACTTTGGAAGTAGCTAGGGGGAACTATAACTGtaaccttcatttaaaaaatcactccTGCCAAGCAGTTTTGAAAAGATCTAATAAtcattcttctctccttcctctcctagtCTTAACATCTGGAAAGAAAACTCATTCCAAATCATGATCAAAGATCTCAACTAGAAAAgcatttgaaaatttgaattccaCCACTGGAAATAAGGCAGAACCAACTGAAAAGCTCTTGCTACACATACTTTTATGGACCAAGGCAAGTCTGTCCATAAGGTAATACTTGTTCTAGGCAAGGTTACAAAAAGATTATCCTAGGGGTCTATGGCTTTCTGCAACTATACAGATAGTAAAATTCGTTTTCTTCTTAGGACAGCAAAAAAGTCACAAATAGATACAACTCGAAATAAGCTGATTGACTTTACTTCAATGACATTTAGTAAACCATAGAGGTCAAGCacaaagatcatctaatccatcCTGTGAAATGGTCACTGTACTTTTTTTTAGCCAGGGGGACACTCTAAAGGAGTCATCTCTGgctttctttgtgtctttctctcAAAATGGCACACACTTGTTGCCAGAGTCTGTATCTGCTTTAAGTCCTATCTAGGAATGAGTTTATGCCGCCCTCCTACCTGCAATGCCCTCCCCAGGTGGAAATGTGCTAGGTTTGGAGTtagaagacttgtgttcaaatttggGCTTTTCCATAGGCTATCTGAGGGGCTGTGGACAATTCAtgttacttctctgggcctccctttcctcatctttaaatagTAAAAATGTGATTTTTGGTGGCATGATACAGTGAAATGAGCATTGATCTTAAAATAataggacctgagtttgaattccacCTTTGTAGTTTACTATCTGCGTGACCTTAGACAAGccactctgggcctcagtttactcatctgtaaaatgaggaagttggattagatgtctttccagctctagatctatgattatCATCTCATTGTCATAGTTTTGGATAGGGTTCAGATAGAAATGGCCCTATTtatgaaaaagaggaggaggaggagaagaaggagaaggaggaggaggaggaggaaaaagaggaagaagagaaagaagagaaagaaaaaggagcagCAGAAGAAAAACCAACAGTGAtcagaattgtgatttttttgtAGGCTATCTACtctaagatgaggaaactgcctCAATACTGACAGACACCTTTTCTCATATTAACTTTCTGTCTTTAAGAGTTGCCcagagcactgagaagttaagtgacttgtccagagtcacatcaCTAGTagatgtcagaggcaggactacCCTGAGTCTAAACCTTGGTTACTACTACACCTTGGTCACCTTTCAGTAATAAAAAGAATGGTTATTTATGATTACTTTGGCTGACCTCAACTACATATTAGAAGAATGCAATCTGATTGAAATAATCATAAGTGGAACTGGGGGGGCAGGGTGGAGCATTGGGAGGTTCCCTCCCCAGTGGTATTTGCAAGTCAAAGCAGTCAATGTCATTAAGAGCCAATTCAGTCCCCTAAGGCCAAGGTGACACACTGGGATACACCAGAAGGGAAACAGGAAAGAAGGGATTTCAGGGAAGGGAGTGGCCCGCACAATTCCTCCTTTTGGATATGAAAAGGGATTTGGGGCATCAATTAGGGAATCCATTTAGAGAGAAAGAGGACCTGAAAGGGAGAAGATATGAGAACCAGACAGTGAGGGGTTTTCAATGCTAGACTGATGCTTGAGGCAGTGGGAAGTCACTTAAGACTTTCCCTACTGGAATATGACAAAGGTCAAGTGTTAACCCCAAAGCCTAAGAAGTGGAATTTTCCTTTAGTGGGAGAGATTTTGAGAGATGTGCTTCCTGGCTCTCATAGCTCACAGCTGCCTCGCCCAGTCTTCCCACTCAGAAGGCCAAGCCCAAGGTCAGAATTGTTGGGCTTCTCCCAGCTTCTGTTTCCCCAACTGAGCCTGAGCAAGACCCTTAACTTCTCGTTCTTTTATAAGAACACAGATGCCTGCCTCCATGGCCAagcttagaaaattattttttg
This is a stretch of genomic DNA from Sminthopsis crassicaudata isolate SCR6 chromosome X, ASM4859323v1, whole genome shotgun sequence. It encodes these proteins:
- the LOC141549014 gene encoding sperm acrosome membrane-associated protein 4-like: MIMGCRHFVFLGLLFAAILTPLVVAKSCYYCDLTNTPNCIGIPMYCGKEEDCYQGRGVASGISYIINKGCVEATNCGKEQLVDYMGITYNFITYCCSGELCNAGSPGPSHIGLGPNIVVVSMALALLFYWLF